Proteins encoded together in one Chitinophaga sp. LS1 window:
- a CDS encoding GDSL-type esterase/lipase family protein, which translates to MLTASLASGQANRIAQDSALFKFFASLDRSDSMVVSILHLGDSHIQAGFFPEATASLLQRDFGDAGRGWVFPWNLANTNGPGDYRWNSTARWSADRIIDKYRPSVLGPGAIVISSTQSSPALAYNRREDSKENDISQAELFYDAGPEEATVVSPGADINVFGPPFRNASSTVKVATLNFEEPVQNFQVRWDDKGSQPFHFYGALLFNGKPGVQYNAIGINGAMYSQYNDANNTLIAQMDVLKPQLVIISLGTNEAYSSLNAANFRDQIDSTVAVIRRYQPGASILLTTPPECKKVSKRAFKKKVGKKYKTFYKISYYPNPYIAVVTQQIMSYGKEKGIACWNFNAENRFRDAEFAGGWSGDHIHFNVRGYQLQGKLLYEALHQSYLKYKKYATAHYNVNEDDDRAE; encoded by the coding sequence ATGTTAACCGCCAGTCTGGCCTCAGGTCAGGCAAACCGGATAGCACAGGATTCTGCACTTTTTAAGTTCTTTGCTTCGCTGGACAGGTCCGATAGTATGGTGGTATCCATACTGCACCTGGGTGATTCTCATATTCAGGCCGGATTTTTCCCTGAGGCGACAGCCTCCCTGCTACAGCGGGATTTCGGAGATGCCGGCAGGGGATGGGTTTTTCCCTGGAACCTGGCCAACACCAATGGCCCTGGCGATTATCGTTGGAACAGCACGGCCAGATGGTCTGCTGATCGTATTATTGACAAGTACAGACCTTCTGTATTAGGACCGGGTGCCATCGTGATCAGTTCTACACAAAGCTCACCGGCACTGGCTTATAACAGGAGAGAAGATAGTAAGGAAAATGATATCAGCCAGGCAGAGTTATTTTATGACGCAGGACCTGAAGAGGCTACGGTGGTATCACCGGGAGCAGATATCAATGTCTTCGGACCTCCCTTCAGGAATGCAAGTTCTACGGTGAAGGTGGCCACCCTGAATTTTGAAGAGCCGGTGCAGAACTTCCAGGTTCGCTGGGATGATAAGGGCAGTCAGCCGTTTCATTTTTACGGCGCCCTGTTGTTCAACGGTAAGCCGGGGGTACAGTACAATGCTATAGGTATAAACGGCGCCATGTACAGCCAGTACAATGATGCCAACAATACCCTGATCGCGCAGATGGATGTATTGAAACCACAACTGGTGATCATCTCTCTGGGTACGAATGAGGCTTACAGTTCGCTGAACGCTGCCAATTTCAGGGATCAGATAGATAGTACAGTGGCGGTGATCCGCCGGTATCAGCCGGGAGCAAGTATTCTGCTGACAACGCCACCGGAGTGTAAGAAGGTGAGTAAGCGTGCCTTCAAAAAGAAAGTAGGGAAAAAGTATAAAACCTTTTATAAGATCTCCTATTATCCTAATCCTTACATAGCGGTTGTGACCCAACAGATCATGAGTTATGGTAAAGAGAAAGGTATTGCCTGCTGGAACTTTAATGCGGAGAACAGGTTCAGAGATGCTGAATTCGCAGGCGGTTGGTCGGGGGATCATATCCACTTCAATGTACGTGGATACCAGTTGCAGGGGAAATTACTGTACGAAGCATTGCACCAGAGTTATTTAAAGTATAAAAAGTACGCTACCGCACACTACAACGTGAATGAAGATGACGATAGAGCTGAATAA
- a CDS encoding response regulator transcription factor, which produces MMDQAVAGKILVVDDELDILEIISYNLKSAGYDTVTAKDGIEAIQKAKVFRPDLIMLDIMMPNKNGIDTCREIRKIPEFKDTMVLFLTALNDEKSEVDGLNMGADDYIAKPIKPKLLVSRINALFRRLHKTEEMQVHLGDLIIDREKFTVTYKGQEIILAKKEFELLQLLASKPGRVFLRNEILNQVWGTEVIVGDRTIDVHIRKIRQKIGIDLITTVKGVGYKFEM; this is translated from the coding sequence ATGATGGACCAAGCGGTAGCAGGTAAGATTTTAGTGGTGGATGATGAGCTCGATATCCTTGAGATTATCAGTTATAATCTTAAGTCTGCAGGATATGATACAGTAACTGCCAAAGACGGTATCGAGGCGATTCAGAAGGCGAAAGTGTTCCGTCCGGACCTGATTATGCTGGACATTATGATGCCCAATAAAAACGGTATCGACACTTGTCGGGAGATCAGAAAAATTCCTGAATTTAAAGATACCATGGTGCTCTTTCTGACTGCCCTCAATGATGAAAAATCGGAGGTAGATGGACTGAACATGGGTGCTGACGACTATATTGCAAAACCAATCAAGCCAAAGTTGCTCGTAAGCCGTATCAATGCATTGTTCCGCCGTCTGCACAAGACTGAAGAAATGCAGGTACATCTGGGCGACCTGATCATCGACAGAGAGAAGTTTACAGTGACATACAAAGGACAGGAGATCATCCTGGCTAAGAAAGAATTTGAATTACTGCAACTGCTGGCTTCTAAACCAGGCCGCGTATTCCTTCGCAACGAGATCCTTAATCAGGTATGGGGTACAGAAGTCATCGTGGGCGACCGTACCATAGATGTGCATATCCGTAAGATCCGCCAGAAAATTGGGATCGATCTCATTACCACTGTAAAAGGCGTTGGCTATAAGTTCGAAATGTAA
- a CDS encoding porin: MRLKLLPIVGVFLLLSSLAKAQFLMDMIDTTKNLGKGMFSLYQKYDAMRFSGYIQPQFQLAQGKGIETYAGGNFPDHVNNRFMLRRGRFRLDYQRYNANQMPVVQFAFQFDGTERGVFIRDFFGRLFENRWDVFSVTTGMFARPFGYEVNLASSDRETPERGRMSQILMKTERDLGAMVTFEPRRQDNPFRFMRIDAGLFNGQGLNASSDFDSHKDLIARVSVKPQRLNAANWLLSGSISCLYGGYEQFTNYIYKVGGDVFKVDSSAANVGKIAPRHYYGADVQLKIPNGKKGGFTELRAEYIRGVQTATLSSSESLYAIPMNGTVNAPLYVRNFDGAYFYFLQNLGSPKDLIVLKYDWYDPNRDVNGTQIGATGAGFTKADIKYNTFGAGYVHYFDANTKLMFYYDWVKNETTALTGYTEDVKDNVFTCRIQYRF; the protein is encoded by the coding sequence ATGCGGCTTAAGCTCCTGCCGATTGTCGGTGTGTTCCTTCTCCTTTCCAGTCTTGCAAAGGCTCAGTTCCTTATGGACATGATTGATACCACCAAGAATCTTGGCAAAGGTATGTTCTCTCTCTACCAGAAATACGACGCTATGCGTTTCAGTGGCTACATCCAGCCTCAATTCCAGCTGGCCCAGGGTAAAGGCATTGAAACCTACGCCGGTGGTAATTTCCCGGATCATGTAAACAATCGTTTCATGCTTCGTCGTGGCCGTTTCCGCCTTGACTACCAGCGGTATAATGCCAATCAGATGCCTGTGGTACAGTTCGCTTTTCAGTTTGACGGAACAGAAAGAGGGGTATTTATTCGTGACTTCTTTGGGCGTTTGTTCGAAAACCGCTGGGATGTATTTTCTGTTACCACCGGTATGTTCGCCCGGCCGTTCGGGTATGAAGTCAACCTTGCCTCCAGCGATCGTGAAACACCGGAACGTGGGCGTATGTCTCAAATCCTCATGAAAACGGAAAGAGATCTGGGTGCCATGGTTACTTTTGAACCTCGCCGACAGGATAATCCTTTCCGCTTTATGCGTATAGATGCCGGTCTGTTCAATGGGCAGGGTTTAAATGCCAGCAGTGATTTTGATAGCCATAAAGACCTCATTGCCCGTGTATCTGTCAAACCACAGCGATTGAATGCTGCCAACTGGCTTTTATCGGGTAGTATTTCCTGCCTGTATGGAGGGTATGAACAGTTCACGAACTACATATATAAGGTTGGTGGCGATGTGTTCAAAGTAGATTCATCTGCTGCTAATGTAGGCAAGATCGCTCCCCGCCACTATTATGGTGCAGATGTACAATTGAAGATCCCTAACGGGAAGAAAGGAGGATTTACAGAGCTCAGGGCAGAATATATTCGTGGGGTACAGACAGCAACGCTCAGTTCTTCTGAATCCCTGTATGCGATTCCTATGAATGGAACAGTCAATGCGCCGTTATACGTTCGCAACTTTGATGGGGCATACTTTTACTTTTTGCAGAATTTAGGTTCACCCAAGGACCTGATAGTATTGAAATATGACTGGTATGATCCTAACAGGGATGTAAATGGCACACAGATTGGTGCTACTGGTGCTGGTTTTACCAAAGCTGATATTAAGTATAATACTTTTGGCGCCGGTTATGTGCATTATTTTGATGCGAATACAAAGCTGATGTTTTATTATGATTGGGTGAAGAATGAAACGACTGCACTGACCGGGTATACGGAGGATGTGAAGGATAATGTGTTTACGTGCAGGATACAATACAGGTTTTAA
- a CDS encoding sensor histidine kinase, whose protein sequence is MASEKIGLISRYYNHYSLWSMFKAKNLSPQKLAGFTALILATVITLGSVLIDSDWKIIVTAFVLTFLTSYYLYLYTLQNFIYRKIKLIYKFIYQTKASKREEFFNKNILPLKTIEEVSEDVEKWASQKKEELDSLRRNEAYRKEFLLNLSHELKTPIFAVQGYIHTLLDGAMDDPKVNKLFLKNSTKNIERLCRLIDDLDEISKLESGEMTINAENFVIQELIRDVFDTLSLKANTKGIKFNVKKGCEAPIHVLADKEKVRQVLINLIDNSIKYGRTDGHTVASIYIMDDKRVLVEISDDGIGIAEEHLPRVFERFYRTDRARSRDIGGTGLGLAIVKHIIEAHGQTINIRSKPEIGSTFGFTLESGE, encoded by the coding sequence ATGGCAAGTGAAAAAATTGGATTAATTTCCCGGTATTATAATCATTACTCATTGTGGAGTATGTTCAAAGCCAAAAACCTTTCCCCGCAAAAATTAGCGGGTTTTACCGCACTGATTCTCGCAACGGTCATCACGTTGGGGTCTGTATTAATTGATAGTGACTGGAAGATCATTGTCACAGCATTCGTGCTCACCTTCCTCACGTCTTACTATCTCTATCTGTATACCTTACAGAACTTTATCTACAGAAAGATCAAGCTGATTTATAAATTCATTTATCAGACCAAAGCGTCTAAGAGAGAAGAGTTCTTCAACAAGAATATTCTTCCCCTAAAGACGATTGAAGAGGTGAGTGAAGATGTGGAGAAGTGGGCCAGTCAAAAGAAAGAAGAGTTGGATAGCCTGCGTAGAAACGAGGCGTATCGTAAAGAGTTCCTGCTGAACCTGAGCCATGAGCTGAAGACACCGATCTTCGCGGTACAGGGGTACATTCATACACTGCTGGATGGTGCCATGGATGATCCGAAAGTGAATAAACTGTTCCTGAAGAATTCTACCAAGAATATTGAACGCCTTTGTCGCTTGATAGATGACCTGGATGAGATCTCTAAACTGGAAAGTGGAGAGATGACGATCAATGCAGAGAACTTTGTGATACAGGAACTGATCAGGGATGTATTCGACACCCTTTCACTAAAGGCGAATACCAAAGGAATTAAGTTCAATGTGAAGAAAGGCTGTGAAGCACCAATACATGTATTGGCAGATAAAGAGAAAGTAAGACAGGTGCTGATTAACTTAATTGACAACTCAATCAAATACGGTCGTACAGATGGCCATACGGTAGCAAGCATCTACATTATGGATGATAAGCGCGTGCTGGTAGAGATTTCTGATGATGGTATCGGGATTGCTGAAGAGCATTTACCACGTGTGTTTGAAAGGTTCTATCGTACGGATAGAGCACGGTCAAGAGATATTGGAGGTACCGGCCTTGGATTAGCAATTGTGAAGCATATTATAGAAGCCCATGGACAAACGATCAACATCCGCAGTAAGCCGGAAATTGGTAGTACGTTTGGATTTACATTAGAGTCAGGAGAGTAA
- a CDS encoding glucosaminidase domain-containing protein encodes MTLNKMFSRGWFCAVLCMLILFGNSAYSQSKNRYVSKYSETAIALMNETGIPASVILGIAMLESGMGTSKNARLLHNHFGIVGSNKLHKKKGVTYRSRYREFASDDASFQFFAKMVMKKKYYSKMKGDAKYKDWLKHMNNSGYSAAGHEWERRVAGMISRYKLYKLDEQMAYSKK; translated from the coding sequence ATGACATTGAACAAGATGTTCAGCAGAGGTTGGTTTTGTGCAGTGCTATGCATGCTCATACTGTTTGGCAACAGTGCATACTCCCAAAGCAAGAACCGTTATGTATCAAAATACAGTGAAACGGCGATTGCATTGATGAATGAGACCGGTATCCCTGCCAGTGTGATCTTAGGGATTGCGATGCTGGAATCAGGTATGGGAACCAGCAAAAATGCCCGTTTGCTTCACAACCATTTTGGTATTGTGGGCAGCAACAAGTTGCATAAAAAGAAAGGCGTGACCTATCGGTCCCGGTACAGGGAATTTGCATCTGACGATGCGTCTTTCCAGTTCTTTGCCAAAATGGTCATGAAGAAGAAGTATTACTCCAAAATGAAGGGGGATGCTAAATATAAAGACTGGCTGAAGCATATGAACAATAGTGGATACTCTGCAGCAGGGCATGAATGGGAGAGAAGAGTAGCAGGTATGATCAGCCGATATAAGCTGTACAAGCTGGATGAGCAAATGGCTTATTCAAAGAAATAA
- a CDS encoding DUF1003 domain-containing protein: MQNFISDLSGNEFPANEKIHCRNVRKSVLDLIRKDHPNLSIKSKISLSELNKYRQHYFEHLFAKEIGELTEMEKTVIEKLRDHDTLTDKLEDGDGSQLTFGQRIADKIAEFGGSWTFIISFLVFILLWMAFNVFWLFNKGFDPYPFILLNLILSCLAALQAPVIMMSQNRTEEKDRIRAKNDYMINLKSELEVRILHEKIDHLIIHQQQDMMEMQQTQIEMLSEMSQAIKKLGGEGNGNHREINGNNKKTE, from the coding sequence ATGCAAAACTTCATCAGCGATCTTTCAGGCAACGAATTCCCCGCCAATGAAAAGATCCACTGCCGTAATGTTCGTAAGTCCGTTCTCGACCTGATCCGCAAGGACCATCCCAACCTCAGCATTAAATCAAAGATCTCGCTCTCTGAGCTCAACAAATACAGGCAACACTATTTCGAGCACCTCTTCGCCAAGGAAATCGGAGAACTCACCGAAATGGAGAAAACCGTGATCGAAAAGCTTCGTGACCACGATACACTTACAGACAAACTGGAGGACGGCGATGGCTCACAACTCACCTTCGGTCAGCGGATAGCCGATAAAATTGCCGAATTCGGCGGAAGCTGGACCTTTATCATCTCATTTCTCGTCTTTATCCTCCTCTGGATGGCGTTCAACGTCTTCTGGCTTTTCAACAAAGGCTTTGACCCCTACCCTTTTATCCTCCTCAACCTCATCCTCTCCTGCCTGGCAGCCTTACAGGCCCCTGTCATCATGATGAGCCAGAACCGTACGGAAGAAAAGGACAGGATCAGGGCAAAAAATGACTATATGATCAACCTGAAGTCCGAGCTGGAAGTCAGGATCTTACATGAAAAAATCGATCACCTAATCATTCACCAGCAGCAGGATATGATGGAAATGCAACAAACTCAGATCGAAATGCTGTCCGAAATGTCGCAGGCAATCAAAAAACTCGGTGGCGAAGGGAATGGTAATCACAGGGAAATAAATGGCAATAACAAAAAAACAGAATAG
- a CDS encoding ABC transporter ATP-binding protein encodes MEKSAEKKKVFDVSLLRRIFSFTFPYRRSFYISMFLTVLLAVISPMRPYLIQLTVDKYIANQMMQMLITISIIQVGLLLLETVFRFYFSYLTNWLGQSVVKDMRVAVYKKIVHLNLAFFDKTPIGTLTTRTINDIEAINDVFSEGLISIIADMLMIVAILGVMFYEDWRLTLISLSPFPILIIATYIFKESVNKSFFRVRNAVAALNAFVQEHLTGIVIVQAFSAEKREFARFKHINKEHRQANVDAIFAYSVFFPVVEIILAISLGLMVWWGANKVLNYEVTRGVMIAFIMYLNMLFRPLRMLADKFNTLQMGMVASERVFKIMDSDDYIPDTGQESAAKMRGAITFDHVYFAYKDQEYVLKDINFHAEPGETIAIVGHTGSGKTTIISILNRLYEIQQGVIRIDGTDITKYGLQSLRSKIGVVLQDVFLFAGSIYENITLRNPEISREQVEQAARLIGMHEFIMQLPGGYDYQVMERGSTLSLGQRQLISFVRALLYDPAILILDEATSSVDTASEMLIQRAIDKLISDRTSIVIAHRLSTISKADKIIVLDKGVVKEMGSHEELLKLEGFYFKLHSMQFKQPDTI; translated from the coding sequence GTGGAAAAATCAGCGGAAAAGAAGAAAGTATTCGATGTCAGTCTATTAAGGCGCATATTCAGTTTTACATTTCCTTACAGACGTTCCTTTTACATTTCAATGTTTTTGACGGTATTACTGGCAGTGATCTCGCCCATGCGACCTTACCTGATCCAGCTTACTGTCGATAAGTACATTGCCAATCAGATGATGCAAATGTTGATTACCATCTCCATCATCCAGGTTGGTTTACTGTTGCTGGAAACAGTATTTCGTTTTTACTTCTCGTACCTGACCAACTGGCTGGGACAGTCAGTAGTGAAAGATATGCGTGTAGCAGTGTACAAAAAGATCGTTCATCTCAACCTCGCTTTCTTCGACAAGACCCCCATAGGCACGCTTACCACCCGCACCATCAACGATATCGAGGCTATTAACGACGTATTTTCCGAAGGATTAATTTCCATCATCGCAGATATGCTCATGATCGTAGCTATCCTCGGTGTGATGTTCTACGAAGACTGGCGGCTCACGTTGATCAGCCTGTCTCCATTCCCGATCCTGATCATAGCCACTTATATCTTCAAGGAAAGCGTGAACAAGTCATTCTTCCGTGTTCGAAATGCAGTGGCGGCATTGAATGCATTTGTGCAGGAGCACCTGACAGGGATTGTGATAGTACAGGCATTCTCCGCAGAGAAAAGAGAATTTGCCCGTTTCAAACATATCAATAAAGAACACAGGCAGGCCAACGTAGATGCGATCTTCGCTTATTCGGTCTTCTTTCCGGTAGTAGAAATTATTCTCGCCATCTCCCTTGGATTAATGGTGTGGTGGGGGGCAAATAAGGTACTGAATTACGAAGTGACACGGGGTGTGATGATTGCATTTATTATGTACCTGAACATGCTGTTCCGTCCACTGCGTATGCTGGCAGATAAGTTCAATACTTTGCAGATGGGGATGGTGGCCAGTGAGCGTGTGTTCAAGATCATGGATAGTGACGACTATATTCCTGATACTGGACAGGAGAGTGCTGCGAAGATGCGTGGTGCGATCACGTTTGATCATGTCTATTTTGCTTACAAGGATCAGGAATATGTATTGAAGGATATCAACTTCCACGCGGAACCGGGTGAGACCATCGCCATTGTAGGGCATACGGGATCAGGGAAGACGACCATTATCAGTATCCTGAATCGTTTGTACGAGATTCAGCAGGGAGTTATCCGAATAGACGGAACAGACATTACCAAGTATGGCTTGCAGTCGTTGCGCAGCAAGATTGGCGTAGTACTACAGGATGTATTTCTCTTTGCTGGTTCTATTTATGAAAACATTACACTCCGTAACCCCGAAATTTCAAGGGAGCAGGTAGAGCAGGCGGCCCGCCTCATCGGTATGCATGAGTTCATTATGCAGTTGCCGGGAGGGTATGATTATCAGGTGATGGAAAGGGGAAGTACCCTTTCACTGGGACAACGTCAGTTGATATCATTTGTAAGGGCTTTATTATATGACCCTGCCATTCTTATACTGGATGAAGCCACATCATCGGTAGATACAGCGTCTGAAATGTTGATCCAGCGGGCTATTGATAAATTGATTTCCGACCGTACCTCCATTGTGATTGCACACCGTTTGTCTACCATCAGCAAGGCAGACAAGATCATTGTGCTGGACAAGGGAGTGGTGAAGGAAATGGGTTCACATGAAGAGTTGTTGAAGCTGGAAGGGTTTTATTTTAAGCTGCATAGTATGCAGTTTAAACAGCCGGATACGATATAA
- a CDS encoding MBOAT family O-acyltransferase, whose product MKMTIELNKIISLLTYHKENPILFNSAFFMYYFAVFLLFYLAASSNKRARVAVFTVFSLYFFYMACGVYVGLVLLSAVVDFNLSRWIYKSEKAGLRKRLLILSIVLNLGLLFYFKYTDFFIGMINDLELGHIHPLKLLLPIGISFYTFENLSYTVDVYKREFKPVDDFMDYLFFLSFFPKLMMGPIVRAADFIPQIEKPYVLDREDIGKGMYLIVSGLFKKVVISDFINQNFVQYIFDDPSKHTGLECLLGVYGYALIIYCDFSGYSDMALGIARWTGFKIPPNFDSPYQSSSITEFWRRWHISLSSWLRDYLYIPLGGNRKGKVRQFVNLFLTMLIGGFWHGASWNFIFWGGLHGTALAVDKVRIDYLKKKGGGPSGFWGGVLKVVGVLVTFNFVCFCWIFFKASTFSDAWALIHQVVYDFQPEVWLELYNGYTAVFWVMLLGMFLHFMPKKMELGTESLLSKVPVVGNVVIMVVFIWLLAQVKSSQTMLPIYLQF is encoded by the coding sequence ATGAAGATGACGATAGAGCTGAATAAAATCATAAGTCTACTGACGTATCATAAGGAGAATCCTATCCTGTTTAACAGTGCCTTTTTCATGTACTACTTTGCCGTGTTCCTGCTGTTTTACCTGGCGGCGAGTAGTAATAAACGGGCCAGGGTGGCAGTGTTCACCGTATTTTCATTGTATTTCTTTTACATGGCCTGTGGCGTGTATGTAGGGTTGGTATTGTTGTCGGCGGTCGTGGATTTCAATTTGTCCAGGTGGATATACAAGTCAGAGAAAGCCGGGCTCAGGAAGCGGTTGCTCATATTGAGTATCGTGTTGAACCTGGGATTGCTGTTTTACTTTAAGTATACCGACTTCTTTATCGGGATGATCAATGACCTGGAACTGGGGCATATACATCCGTTAAAGTTGTTGCTGCCGATAGGTATTTCCTTCTATACATTCGAGAACCTGAGTTATACCGTCGATGTGTACAAGCGGGAATTTAAGCCTGTGGACGATTTCATGGACTACCTGTTCTTCCTCTCTTTCTTTCCTAAACTGATGATGGGACCGATTGTAAGGGCGGCGGATTTTATTCCGCAGATAGAAAAGCCGTATGTGCTGGATAGGGAGGATATTGGGAAAGGGATGTACCTGATAGTGAGTGGGTTGTTTAAGAAGGTGGTGATATCGGATTTTATTAACCAGAACTTTGTGCAGTATATATTTGATGATCCAAGTAAGCATACGGGGTTAGAGTGTTTATTGGGTGTGTATGGGTATGCGCTGATCATTTATTGTGACTTCTCTGGTTATTCAGATATGGCGTTAGGTATAGCCCGGTGGACCGGGTTTAAGATTCCACCGAACTTCGATTCTCCCTATCAGAGTAGCAGTATTACAGAGTTCTGGCGCAGGTGGCATATTTCGTTGTCTTCCTGGCTAAGGGATTACCTGTATATACCTTTGGGGGGCAATCGTAAGGGGAAGGTGAGGCAGTTTGTGAATTTGTTCCTGACGATGTTGATTGGTGGGTTCTGGCATGGAGCGAGCTGGAATTTTATATTCTGGGGAGGGTTGCATGGTACTGCGCTGGCGGTGGATAAGGTGAGGATTGATTATTTGAAGAAGAAAGGGGGAGGGCCTTCCGGTTTTTGGGGAGGTGTGTTGAAGGTAGTGGGCGTGTTGGTAACGTTTAATTTTGTGTGTTTCTGTTGGATATTCTTTAAGGCTTCGACATTCTCAGATGCGTGGGCGTTGATACACCAGGTGGTGTATGATTTCCAGCCGGAGGTGTGGTTGGAGTTGTATAATGGGTATACGGCAGTGTTCTGGGTGATGTTGCTGGGGATGTTCCTGCATTTTATGCCGAAGAAGATGGAGTTGGGGACTGAGAGTTTGTTGAGTAAGGTGCCGGTTGTAGGGAATGTGGTGATTATGGTAGTTTTTATTTGGTTGTTGGCGCAGGTGAAGAGTTCACAGACGATGCTGCCGATATATCTGCAATTCTAG